The proteins below are encoded in one region of Mangifera indica cultivar Alphonso chromosome 7, CATAS_Mindica_2.1, whole genome shotgun sequence:
- the LOC123219959 gene encoding uncharacterized protein LOC123219959 has product MGGNKQKKGFSVFSMFKSMRSRRSYSWEDNAESGGRVWASDEDKGSWVAEPGIDRKAQDFIAKVHANRFSESEHAVYQSGAAIGKA; this is encoded by the coding sequence ATGGGTGGCAACAAGCAAAAGAAAGGCTTCTCCGTTTTCAGCATGTTCAAATCAATGAGGTCTAGAAGATCTTACTCATGGGAGGATAACGCAGAAAGTGGGGGAAGGGTGTGGGCTAGCGATGAAGACAAAGGTTCTTGGGTTGCTGAGCCTGGTATTGACAGGAAAGCTCAAGATTTCATTGCCAAAGTCCACGCGAATCGCTTCTCGGAATCTGAACATGCTGTTTATCAATCTGGAGCTGCAATTGGGAAAGCTTGA